A window of Dehalogenimonas sp. WBC-2 genomic DNA:
GGGGTTTGCGTATGATTTTCGTTAATGATGGTGATATCGTAATCGTTGGCGAGGCAGACGGCAAGGATCATGATGCCTTATTGAAGAACATCGAAACAACCCAACCGGATATAGTGTTAATGGATATCCGGCTCGATGGTATGGATGGTTTCGAGTTAAGTACCCAAATTAAAATATCTCGTCCGAAGACCAAGGTTATTATGTTGACCGGATATGAAAGTGAACTCTATGCCTCAGAAGCTTTGTTCCACCGGGTTAATGGCTTTATCACCAAGGAGAGTTCCAAGGATTTCATATGTACAGCCATAAGAATGGTGGCGCTGGGTGGAAGTGTGTGGCAGGGCGACATCCTTTTTCATGCCATAAAGAGTTGGGCACACACTAACCCCTCTTCAACTCCAAATACGCCCACAAATAACTTCAAACCTATCAACAACTTAAAAGATCGCCTTACATCGCGTGAGATCCAAGTCCTTATTGCCCTAGGCCAGGGGCTTAGTAACAAGGATATAAGCAAACGATTCAATCTTCCTGAATTAATCGTTAAAAAAACTGTCCACAACATTTTTTGCAAAATAGGCGTATCCAACAGAACCCAGGCGGCGCTGTTCGCACAGAAATCAGGGTTGGAATAAAGGGATATTCTATTCTGATAACTCCAATACATACTAATCATCACAAGGTTGGGGGGAAATTGTAGGAGATGTTTTGCTCACAGTTGCAACTCTAGTACGGGAGCTACGGTGACTGGACTGAAACCGCAAAGGCGATATTGATGTGTTCATCAATATGGTCATATTCTCATATGAGAGGTGGATTTCTAATCGAGTGCGCAGTACTATAGATACCATTCTCATAAGTTTACCAATTAGACAGACTGCTTTCTACTACGGATTAGATAATAATAGCGTGTTGGCATAATATCCCCTAGCGTAACTAGTAGGATATGCGGAAAGAAGGTTTAGAAGTGGGTAATTCGAGCATATCCCGGCTAAGGGTGATTATACTTCTTGCTGATAGGGGTGAACAATACAAGAGAACAGTATCGTTGATTTTGACAAACAACCGGTTCTTTTAGCGGGTTTTAATTATAAGAAAAGATTGTTTCAGTATTTTTCATTTTCGGAGAAACAACCTCCAGGTCGCTCGCAGTGGAGAATAACGGCTACGAATAACCACTCGGAACTGCTACAATACTTGGAAAATGATTGGACGCCATACTTAAAAAAACATTCTTTGATAAAAAGGACTAAATATGGAAGTTATTCTAGTAAATGGCAGCCCCCGTCCGCGCGGCTGCACCTATACCGCCCTCGAGGAAGTAGCTACTGCCCTGAACGCGGAAGGCATCAACACCAGCATCTTCCAGGTCGGTACCGACCCCATTTCCGGCTGCCTCGCCTGCAGGACCTGCGCCACCGCGGGAAAATGCCGCTTCACCGACTGCGTCAATGATTTTGTTGATCTGGCGGAGAAGGCAGACGGTTTCATTTTCGGTTCTCCGGTTCACTATGCCGCTGCGGGCGGCGCCATAACCTCTTTCATGGACCGTGCCTTTTACTCGGACATGCAGGCAGGCAAGCGCGCCTTCTATCTTAAACCGGGCGCTGCTGTCGTTTCCGCCAGGCGGGCTGGCACTACCACCGCACTGGACCAGCTCAATAGGTTTTTCGGCATCGCGCAGATGCCCGTCATCTCGTCGCGCTACTGGAACCTCGTCCACGGCACCAAACCTGAAGACGTCCGCAAAGACCTGGAAGGTTTACAGACCATGCGGGTACTCGGGAGGAACATGGCTTGGTTCCTCAAATGCAAAAAGGCCGGCCTCGATGCCGGTGTGCCCTTCCCTGAAGAAGAACCGAGTATCTACACTAATTTCATCCATGATTAGCTTTGAGAAACCTCCTGCATACTAGTCATATTACGCTCATCAGTTCTACCAAGTCAATCATTACCAAACTATGAAAAAGTTGATAGAATAAACCACAAGAATAATCGATTGTTAATCTTCAAAGATCTATGAATTCAATGCCTGATCTTGTTTTTGTTAAGTTATCAATAGTTTCCACAAACGCTTTGACCTCAGGAAGACCGTAGCTTTCAACAATATTTTGATAAATTTGGTGGACTGTTTCTGAATTCCCAAAACGACCATAGGACTTCCATGAGGAAGATAACGACAGCCATATTTTCATTTGGAAAATATAACAGTACTCCATCCCAAAAAATAAATCCTCAAAAAGTCCCAAAACCCCATTGACAATCCCACGCCGGTGCTATATCATCTGTTCTCTGTATATCTGGTATTTAAGAAGAGTATATGAATTATTTGTTTCTTCATAAAACAACCGGTTGTTTTCGCCGGTTTCAATCGTAAAAGGGGGGGGTTGTTTTGGTTGTTTTATTGCTTTTTTGAGAAAACAATTCACGTTCCTCAACCGGAGCCGCCCTGTGAGCCAAGGGTCGCACCTTGAAAACTGGCAATAGCCCAATTGTTGCTTTGAATCAAAACTTCAGGTGCCAAAAAACAGGTATTTGTGTCAAAACAATTCACTCCTCTTTCCCTTTTCGCAGACTGATAACTGAGCACATCACTTGAACGCACCAGGCGTACACGTTAAGATTACGGCATACAGCCACTGACGGAGTAAACCCGCAAATGACCGAAAAATACGACCCGCAAATAATTGAAAAAAAATGGCAGGCAAAATGGGAGTCCGACAGCCTCTATAAAACCACCGAGAACTCGCCCAAAACTAAGTGGTACGCCCTGACCATGCTGCCCTACACCTCCGGCGACCTCCACATCGGCCATTGGTACGCCATGGCTCCGTCGGACGCCTATGCCCGCTACAAGCGGATGCAGGGCTACAACGTGATGCACCCCATGGGCTTCGACGCCTTCGGCTTCCCGGCGGAGAACGCGGCCATCAAGCGCGGCGTTCATCCCCATGACTGGACGGAGAAGAACATCGTCAACATGCGTCGCCAACTCAAGAGTATGGGCTGCTGCTACGATTGGGACCGCGAGATCGTCTCCTCCCGGCCTGATTATTACAAGTGGACCGAGTGGTTCTTCCTGAAACTGTACGAAGCTGGCCTGGCCTACCGCGCCAAGGCCCCGGTCAACTGGTGCCCGTCGTGCCAGGCGGTGCTGGCAAACGAGCAGGTCATCGGCGGCGGCGAATGCTGGCGCTGCGATACCCAGGTCGTCCGCAAGGACCTGGTGCAGTGGTTCTTCCGTATCACCAAATACGCCGATGAACTGATGCAGCATGAAGGTCTGGACTGGCCGGAGCGCATCAAGACGATGCAGCGCAACTGGGTGGGCAAGTCCACCGGTGCCGAGATAGAGTTCGTCCTGGACGTCCTTGGCGTGGACGACAAACGCATCAAGGTGTTTACCACCCGGCCCGATACCGTTTACGGCGTAACTTTCATGGTCCTTGCGCCCGAACATCCCCTGGTCGAGAAGATCACCACTCCCGATAATAAAGCCGCCGTAGAGGCTTATGTCGATAAGACCCGCCGCCTGACTGAGATCGACCGCATGTCGACCGAGAAAGAGAAGGACGGCGTCTTCACCGGCGCTTATGTCACCAATCAACTGAACGGCGAGCCCGTCCCCATCTGGATCGCCGATTACGTCATCGCCAGCTATGGTTCCGGCGCGGTCATGGGTGTTCCCGCCCATGACGAGCGGGATTTTGCCTTCGCAAAAAAATACAAACTGCCAGTCCGCGTCGTCATAGGAGCGGATGACTATCACGGCGGCACTATAGATGGAGCTTATATTGGCGACGGCACTATGCGTAATTCGGCTCAGTTCAACGACAAATCCAACACCGAGGCTTTTGAGGGCATCTGCGACTGGCTGGAATCCCAGGGCTTCGGCAAACGGACGACCAGCTATAAACTGCGTGACTGGCTGATCTCGCGCCAGCGTTACTGGGGCGCGCCCATCCCCATGATTCACTGCGGCAAATGCGGCATCGTGCCGGTGCCGGAGAAAGACCTTCCGGTGCTGTTGCCGGAAGATGCGGAGTTCAAACCTA
This region includes:
- a CDS encoding DNA-binding response regulator LuxR family, with the translated sequence MAITNTTSVSPTTQWQPEIAGESTKQTRVFLVDDHEVVRRGLRMIFVNDGDIVIVGEADGKDHDALLKNIETTQPDIVLMDIRLDGMDGFELSTQIKISRPKTKVIMLTGYESELYASEALFHRVNGFITKESSKDFICTAIRMVALGGSVWQGDILFHAIKSWAHTNPSSTPNTPTNNFKPINNLKDRLTSREIQVLIALGQGLSNKDISKRFNLPELIVKKTVHNIFCKIGVSNRTQAALFAQKSGLE
- a CDS encoding leucyl-tRNA synthetase, with translation MTEKYDPQIIEKKWQAKWESDSLYKTTENSPKTKWYALTMLPYTSGDLHIGHWYAMAPSDAYARYKRMQGYNVMHPMGFDAFGFPAENAAIKRGVHPHDWTEKNIVNMRRQLKSMGCCYDWDREIVSSRPDYYKWTEWFFLKLYEAGLAYRAKAPVNWCPSCQAVLANEQVIGGGECWRCDTQVVRKDLVQWFFRITKYADELMQHEGLDWPERIKTMQRNWVGKSTGAEIEFVLDVLGVDDKRIKVFTTRPDTVYGVTFMVLAPEHPLVEKITTPDNKAAVEAYVDKTRRLTEIDRMSTEKEKDGVFTGAYVTNQLNGEPVPIWIADYVIASYGSGAVMGVPAHDERDFAFAKKYKLPVRVVIGADDYHGGTIDGAYIGDGTMRNSAQFNDKSNTEAFEGICDWLESQGFGKRTTSYKLRDWLISRQRYWGAPIPMIHCGKCGIVPVPEKDLPVLLPEDAEFKPTGESPLKYVEDFVNTTCPTCGGPAKRETDTMDTFMCSSWYFLRYCSPHDTEFAFNPDKTKYWMPVDIYTGGAEHAVMHLFYSRFFIKALRDMGYLTFGEPFQRLFNQGIITSNHAKMSKSRGNVVNPDKYVSELGADTVRAYLMFVGPWELGGDWNDSGIGGISRWFNRVWKLVTDGYVPGDFDPVAEAELIRKTHQTIRKVNLDIDKMQFNTVIAALMEFTNYLAPAREAAKVSAGIWSKTIESLILMLAPTAPHLAEELWLQAGREYSVHNQSFPIWDEALTAEPEITLVVQVNGKVRARLPAPADVTECQATNMAMTNDRIKDFIDGKEVKTVIYVPGRLLNIVVK
- a CDS encoding iron-sulfur flavoprotein encodes the protein MEVILVNGSPRPRGCTYTALEEVATALNAEGINTSIFQVGTDPISGCLACRTCATAGKCRFTDCVNDFVDLAEKADGFIFGSPVHYAAAGGAITSFMDRAFYSDMQAGKRAFYLKPGAAVVSARRAGTTTALDQLNRFFGIAQMPVISSRYWNLVHGTKPEDVRKDLEGLQTMRVLGRNMAWFLKCKKAGLDAGVPFPEEEPSIYTNFIHD